One window of the Aquificaceae bacterium genome contains the following:
- a CDS encoding cytochrome C oxidase subunit I — translation MHKKWLLLSIVSLGLGGLLALVAAVARTPVVYKLVPPGYFYHAIIGHVDLAIVGFFLTFTLLLWQLTFKEELKTPFYLSLTGIFFIALVSLLGVGKGVSNNYLPTIDHPLFWLGALLFFAGFWLGSFGLLARAEKGIFSENPREHLASVSILLSIFMLLAFLTSIPKAGSREELYLFYERLYWAPGHTHQFINGVMLLYAWYYLFEIKGVRLELGRLRYVSFLFLSFCFMYVFIPIIFADPVSEGARRLTDLGYAVGLGLPIFFHIFFLLKNFKKDKDLYSTAFFISLVLYLLGVFIAYAGVLPSLVSYFINPSSEYIGMKSNLSIPAHYHGVITSQTLAFMTTAYHLFKELGYTQRLSKISLPQVYLYGTGMVLFVLGLFFAGLRNAPRKTYGTGFTDDPVVLMSLGLMGIGTLLAVAGGAIFVLYSLKVLFGRSSPQ, via the coding sequence ATGCATAAAAAGTGGCTTTTGCTTTCTATTGTTTCTTTGGGTCTTGGTGGTTTGCTTGCCCTTGTGGCTGCGGTAGCGAGAACGCCAGTAGTTTATAAACTTGTGCCTCCTGGATATTTCTACCACGCCATTATAGGACATGTAGACCTTGCCATAGTGGGTTTTTTTCTTACTTTCACCCTCCTTTTGTGGCAATTAACCTTTAAAGAAGAGTTAAAAACACCCTTTTACCTTTCTCTAACTGGCATTTTCTTTATAGCCCTTGTTTCCCTTCTGGGAGTTGGCAAGGGAGTATCTAACAACTACCTTCCCACCATAGACCATCCACTATTCTGGCTTGGTGCTCTGCTCTTTTTTGCCGGTTTTTGGCTCGGTAGCTTTGGACTCTTGGCAAGAGCTGAAAAGGGTATATTCTCAGAAAACCCAAGGGAACACTTAGCATCAGTTTCTATCCTGCTTTCTATTTTTATGCTTCTTGCCTTTCTAACCTCCATACCAAAGGCAGGCTCAAGAGAAGAGCTCTACCTTTTTTACGAAAGGCTCTATTGGGCACCTGGGCACACCCATCAGTTTATAAACGGTGTCATGCTCCTATACGCTTGGTATTACTTGTTTGAGATAAAGGGTGTAAGACTTGAACTTGGAAGACTTAGATATGTGAGCTTTTTGTTTCTTTCCTTTTGCTTTATGTATGTGTTTATTCCCATAATTTTTGCAGACCCTGTTTCCGAAGGTGCAAGAAGACTTACAGACCTTGGATATGCGGTAGGACTTGGTCTTCCCATTTTCTTCCATATATTTTTCTTGCTCAAAAACTTTAAGAAAGACAAAGACCTATATTCCACAGCCTTTTTTATCTCTCTCGTCCTCTACCTGCTTGGTGTATTTATCGCTTATGCTGGAGTTCTGCCTTCTCTTGTGTCTTATTTTATTAACCCCTCAAGCGAATACATAGGAATGAAGTCAAACCTTAGCATTCCTGCCCATTATCATGGAGTAATAACCAGCCAAACCCTTGCCTTTATGACGACCGCTTACCATCTCTTTAAGGAACTGGGATATACCCAAAGGCTTAGCAAAATATCCCTACCCCAAGTTTATCTATACGGCACTGGCATGGTGCTTTTTGTGTTGGGACTCTTTTTTGCAGGTCTAAGGAATGCACCAAGAAAGACTTACGGCACAGGCTTTACCGATGACCCAGTAGTGCTTATGTCTTTGGGTCTAATGGGTATTGGCACACTTCTTGCAGTTGCAGGTGGTG